From Jeotgalibaca dankookensis, one genomic window encodes:
- a CDS encoding Cof-type HAD-IIB family hydrolase, translating to MIKLVAIDIDGTLVNEEKIMSEKVKATLQKAMKQGTKIVLCTGRPITGILPYVEELGMEKEEDFVISQNGAVITRTDTREIIEEWPMELAGIKEWYKLSKKFKPLFLVMNEEDFNLIVEPEEDVELEPALIAEGKIISMAVDVKTFEQLNSRYVKAVFFGEPNDLDELEAGIPEAMRENYSVVRSQVYLLEIAAKGIDKGTALKQLAQDLGFEREEVMAIGDGNNDYEMIEAAGLGVVMANGTERLKSIADELTLSNIEDGVAHAIEKFVLN from the coding sequence GTGATCAAGTTAGTAGCAATCGATATAGATGGAACGTTAGTAAATGAAGAAAAAATTATGAGCGAAAAGGTCAAAGCGACGCTTCAAAAAGCAATGAAGCAAGGAACAAAAATTGTATTGTGTACCGGTCGGCCTATAACCGGAATTCTGCCTTATGTAGAAGAGCTGGGAATGGAAAAAGAAGAAGATTTTGTGATCTCTCAAAATGGGGCTGTCATTACGCGCACCGATACACGAGAAATTATTGAAGAATGGCCAATGGAATTAGCTGGTATAAAAGAATGGTATAAATTAAGTAAAAAATTCAAACCACTATTCTTGGTCATGAATGAAGAAGATTTCAATTTAATCGTAGAACCAGAAGAAGATGTAGAACTTGAACCTGCTTTGATTGCGGAAGGAAAAATCATCAGCATGGCTGTAGATGTAAAAACTTTCGAGCAGTTAAATAGCCGTTATGTTAAAGCAGTCTTTTTCGGAGAACCAAATGATTTGGATGAATTAGAAGCAGGCATACCAGAAGCGATGCGCGAAAATTATTCAGTCGTGCGCAGCCAAGTTTATCTTTTAGAAATAGCTGCAAAAGGTATAGATAAAGGCACTGCCTTGAAGCAATTAGCGCAAGACCTAGGATTTGAACGAGAAGAAGTGATGGCAATCGGCGATGGTAACAATGATTATGAGATGATTGAAGCAGCGGGTTTAGGTGTGGTAATGGCGAATGGAACTGAACGCCTAAAAAGTATTGCTGATGAACTAACCCTGTCTAATATTGAAGATGGTGTTGCTCATGCAATTGAAAAATTTGTATTAAATTAA